In the Pseudonocardia sediminis genome, GTTCGACGACCTCGGTCATGCCCCCGCCTCGCCACCCAGGAAGAACCGCAGGTAGCGGTCGTCGATGTGGTCCAGGCCGAGGAGCACGAAGAAGTCCGCGACGTCGAAGTCGGCGTCGTACGCCGGCGGGCCGCACACCCACGCGCCGAGGCGGACGTAGCCGCGCAGCAGCGGCGGCAGGGCCGTCTTGCGGTGCCGCGGGGCCGAACGGACGTCCCACGGGGTCAGCGGCTGCACCCGGTACTGCTCGGGCGCCATGTGGTCGGCCAGGACCTTGTCCCAGACGCCCGCGGCCTGCACGCCACCGTCGGCCAGCGGGACGCTCGCGCAGCCGGCCAGCCAGCGGTTGCCGGTCAGCAGCATGTAGCGCGCGATACCCGCCCAGACCAGCCCGACCACGGACCCGGCCCGGTGGTCGGGGTGCACGCAGGAACGCCCGGCCTCGACGAGCTGCCCGCGCAGCGGGTCCAGACGCCCCAGCCGGAACTCGCCGTCGGAGTAGAGCCCGCCGGCCTCGGTCGCGCGGTGCGG is a window encoding:
- a CDS encoding GNAT family N-acetyltransferase yields the protein MTESQVIVRTPEAAAARYSLLLTTDADDVAAAQALRHSVFAGELGARLDSPVEGLDVDRFDAFCDHLVVREDATGEIVGTYRMLPPHRATEAGGLYSDGEFRLGRLDPLRGQLVEAGRSCVHPDHRAGSVVGLVWAGIARYMLLTGNRWLAGCASVPLADGGVQAAGVWDKVLADHMAPEQYRVQPLTPWDVRSAPRHRKTALPPLLRGYVRLGAWVCGPPAYDADFDVADFFVLLGLDHIDDRYLRFFLGGEAGA